The sequence TTCAATCACTACACATCACAGCATATATGAGTCATCTCTCAACTAATCTGTGCTCTCGCTCTGAACTATGCACACTGTAGAGCTAGATGTAACAAGCAATCCATGATGAAAGGCTGCGCGGGACATTTTTGTGTCAAAAGAAGTATGCAAGTCTGATGTTTCATAATGAATTATCTAAATGCTTTTAAAGTCGGTGCACGAGGCTGATAGGGAGTGCAGCATATGAACTAAATGCTGCATGCCTATAGACATAAATGTTGCATGCCTATagacattatattatatatatatatataatgacatAATGCAGGCACTCTCATAACTTCCAAAAGAGAATGGATATAAACAAATTCCTTGAGAAAGGTGGGTTTCATTGGTGTAGTAAAACTACCATCTGGctatttctatttttctttggAAGTCCTGAAAGTGCCTGCCACATCGCTATATCGCAATATTTGTCTGGAGCACCAGAGCAGCGTTTGGATTGTGTGCTGATACTGCCATtctgtattttatatatacagtgtgtgtgtgtgtgtgtgtgtatgtgtatatatatataaatatcacaTGTAGCTTTGCTACATAGTTGAAAGCATAGCTAGGTCCTCCACATACTAAAGTAAAAAGTACCAGGAAATGTGGTTATTTTTGCCCATCCACCTGTTGGTGTCGACACTGCCACATAAAAATGACAGCTTTAATCAAAAATTTGGGTAACTGGAGAGAGAACGGTTTTAATAATGTTGCTTTGATAAGAAGCCCACAGTGCATTAGGTAATAGTGCTGTAACCCCCAGAATCCAATCAGCAGTCTGCTTTGAGCATTTTACTGTATTTAGACTGACCCAAACTGATTTCTGATTGACTGTTAATAGTTACTGAACAGAAATGTTCTTTGTAAAACAAAAActtgggggggatttactaaaaaatGGTGCACTCAGAACCTGGTGCATctgtgtatagtaaccaatcagtttctatTGTTAAAATTAGCTTTGGAaattaaacctggaagctgattggtttctatgcagagttacaccagattttgcaatttttttgtaaataaccacCAGTATGTCAGAATTTATGGTCAGCATTAGGTACATATTATTACCAGGACATCAAGAACAATTACTAATAAGCCAACCAGTCTGTAagcattttacatttattttaagacTTTATAAGGGTAAATAAAAGTAATGGGAATAGTGGGACTAATGCAAGACAACAAAGGCTTGACCACTCCAAGGCTTGAACCAACCAATCAGAAACCAGCTTTGAAAAGTTGCAGCTGATAGCACTATCTGCCAGCTGCTATGGGTTTTGTGCATGTTGGCTTATTAGAAAAATTTCACAGCAAACGTTGGAAAGACCTTTGCAGAATATAGTTTATAAAATGCAATGGTCACTTTCGTAATTCATGGTTTTTAGTAGATTTTCTGTTATGAATTCACATTCAGTAAGTGAAATGTTTACActtaaacacaatggcccggattcacataccttggcgcatagttatgccggcgtagcggatcgaatatacgctatgccgacgtagcgcagagcggcgagcacagtattcacaaagcacttgctccctaatctacgctgggttccctcggcgtaactcgttgtaagtggcagtgggcgtgagccatgctgaggcgtgaccccatgtaaatgatgggccgagcgccatcaagatacgaataacaagcggcgcatgcgccgtcccatggacgcttcccagtacgcatgctcagaatcacgtagaaACAACTGCCTAATTTACGTTGAATTACTGcctacgactagccctattcacgtactacgtaaacaacgtaaaaaatgacgTCTgtcatgacttacacctgctttatgaggcttaactttacgccggacgtacgacttacgtaaaccgcgtatattaatgcaccgggcgcaagtacgttcgtgaatcggcgtatctcactaatttgcatattcaaattgtaaatcaatgggtgcgccccttgcggccagcgtaaatatgcgcccacgatacgacgacgtagaaaacttacgtcggtcagatgaaacctattttcaggcgtatcttgctttcagagtcaggtgcatagatacgacggcgcatatgtgcacttacgcggcgtatctcgaggtaCGTCGGCGTAaaatgctacgtgaatccgggccaatgtctctgAACAGGTTTCAGCAGCAAACACAGTCATGACCATGGCAATTGTTAATACTGAAACTATCTTTAGCAGATGTCAAGCCTCATGGTGCAATAAAAAAACATCCTAATATATAGCATGACCCCCTCTGTCAAATCCTGTTACTTAGTACATTTTAGGCAACTTGTGGCTCCCCAGCTGTCATGGAGCTACAAATTTCCCAAGCCCTCCGAGTCAGCATTTGTTTGTTCCAAAACTAGAGAGACTAAGAAACCTCCTTCCTCTGATTCACCAAAAAATAATGTCAAAGTTTTGTAAAGTACTAAGAATATGTGGAATACCAACATAGTGATTTTATGTTTTATAGTATAGTATCAGGTGAATAAATTACTGACAATAAGCATAGCCCAGGTCAACAGACTTGAGTATTttgaataataatattattttcttatttcCCTTTAACCCAATTGGCAGAGAAGGTAACCAGTTTGCTGATCTATCAAACCTTTTGTAAAGCATCTCCCTTAATCtggtgtaaaaaaatgtaataaataattgtATTCCTATTTCTGAATAAACTGTACATATACCTCCACAGATTACAACTGACTAAAATGGTTCTTTTAACCTAAGCTTGAGACATTTTGAGTTTACATGCTCAAAAACTAGCAAGCATACCTGGATTTAAATACTTCACCATCAGTAATTAACTCCAAAACAAACTCAACCAGCCactgtattgcacttacatgtaaGAAAATATATTCCCTTATTTTTTAAATACGCACTCCTAAAATGCATTTcctttgcaagaaaaaaaaaaacatgaatgttCAGTACTATTTTGCTTAAATCAGGGATACATTATTTTGGTAGCAAAGGGCCCTGAGCAGTTTAAGGTTTACAATGCTGTTAACAGCACTCTGTAAAAGTATTCATCCACTGAATGAAGAATGGCCTTACATAGCTGCATCTGTTGGAGACAGACAGTGACAATCACTATAGTCACAGCTACCACTACGATATGTGTAACTTTAGCTGACAGGAAAGTTCCTTGAAGATGATGGGACTGGAACAGGCACCGAATTGGGTCATTTCTGCTTTTGTGCTTGAAGAGCGGGAATTGAGCTTTGAAAACAGCTGTTTATAGACTCCGTGTTCACATAAAGGCAACTAAAAGGGGTCTTGGATACAGAACATTTCAGTAATGTCTATAGAACTGGGACATGAACACGTTTCCTTTTGTGTAGCATCAATATATATTATCCATCTTAATAATTATTTTGTAGGCAACTTATCAATTGTCCTTaccattttttccatttatatgcACTTAATCCACACTCTAAGGAAAACAAAACCTTACAGGATTCTCACATTCCATTGATAGGGCTTTTGTATTATTTCTGTAGCAAACAGTTAAGCTGTGGTTTCCCACAGATATAAATATACTTTCTAGTTACAAGTTTGTCATGAAAATGCTCATTAGCTATTATCTTGTGTTTCACACGTGTGTTGGACAGTCCATGAAGAGATCTGTTTTAGCCACCTgtagagaaaggggagggggttTGTAGGGGCAGCTGCTCAAGCTGCAGGGAATACCTCCTCCACTTTGAGGCTTCCCTCGAGTCCTTGTGCCCACAACCCCCAGCCGACGTTGGCATAGGATTCCCTGCCAGGCTTGTAATGTCTTtgaactccatacccacacaCCACTTGTTATGCCCATGGCTAGAGACATAAAAATCTTGAGCATAAAGACTGCTACACTAGGTATGGAGGTAGGCAAGGTACAGTCTGGCCTGCCACTTCCAGCTGCTGTCCTACAGGGCTCTTCTCGAGCCCTGGCCTCCCAGTGAGCCAAGTTAAGTCTTTCATAAAAGCAGCAGACAATGATGCATGTTGCTGGGACAGTATATAGTATAGAGAACACACCAATCTTAACCATGAGTTTCTCCAGTTTCTCCGTATTGGTTCCCCCAGTTTTCATTACACGACGTATATGGAACAGTGCCACAAAGCCGGTTAGTAAAAATGATGTGCCGGTCACCAAGTAGCAGGAAAGGGGTACAAGAACAAATCCAGTTAGGGCACTTGGATCCGAGCCCCCAACATAACAGAGTCCTGTCAGCTCATCTCCCCCCACTTTTCGCATTGTGAGTATAATGATAGTCTTCACCGCTGGAATACCCCAGGCAGCCAGGTGAAAGTAGCTTCCGTGGGACTCAATGGCTTCGTGACCCCACTTTTTGCTTGCTGCCAGGAACCAAgtgagggttaataccacccaccACAGCGAACTGGCCATGCCAAAGTAGTACAATATAAGAAAGACAAGGGTGCAGCCACTGCTCTCCAGGCCTTCTCGGATCAAGTAGGGGGCGCCACCTTCCCGGTCACAAGCTATGCTGGGCGCTCCAGCTGCAGCTCGGATGAGAAATGCAGTACAGTATACATTGTAACACATGCTAAGAAAAATAATTGGCCTCTCTGGATACTGGAATCTCTGAGGGTGTAATAAAAAAGTCAACACAGTGAAGGCAGTAGAGATAAAGCAAAGGCCAGACCAGGCTGCCATCCACACTAAGGCAAAGTCTTTATCACTTGAGGACCAATAGACATCCACCCCTGGGGTGCACCTAGGGGCGCAAACTCCGCTTCTCTCCACGTATAAAAATTTGTCAGGATTGGGGCAGCGGCCGGGTATACCCATTCCTGCCCCTGATGGACGTGGAGGCCGTGGTCCTACAGGAAGCATACCATGTCCATTCGTTACAGGATCTCCATTTGTGGCATTTTCAGGAGCCTCCATGCACAGTGCATTTGGGTCATTTTTACTGGGCAGACGATCGCAGTCCAAAGAATCAGGCCAGCCAAATCTAAACTGCTCCATTATTGGGACACACTTGAGACGGGCAGATTCACACATGGGCTTGCATGCAGGAATTGAAGTGGACACCTGCTCGGTGCACATTGGTGCATAAAGGGAACAGAGGAAAAAGCGGAGGTGAATATGACAGCCATACTCCACCAGCGGGGCAAACTCCTGTAGCTTTACCGCTGCCTCTGCTTGAGACTCATGGCCAACATAGTTGGGCATCCTAGTCATGTTGTATCCAATGCCTTGGCACATAGGGATCTGAATAAGTTCACATTTTGCATTTCTTCCTCTCTCCACATCATATAAACCCATCTCCAGAGCAAGGGTCATCAGGAGCA comes from Rana temporaria chromosome 2, aRanTem1.1, whole genome shotgun sequence and encodes:
- the FZD9 gene encoding frizzled-9 — protein: MSRLGCLVTLPYLWQMLLMTLALEMGLYDVERGRNAKCELIQIPMCQGIGYNMTRMPNYVGHESQAEAAVKLQEFAPLVEYGCHIHLRFFLCSLYAPMCTEQVSTSIPACKPMCESARLKCVPIMEQFRFGWPDSLDCDRLPSKNDPNALCMEAPENATNGDPVTNGHGMLPVGPRPPRPSGAGMGIPGRCPNPDKFLYVERSGVCAPRCTPGVDVYWSSSDKDFALVWMAAWSGLCFISTAFTVLTFLLHPQRFQYPERPIIFLSMCYNVYCTAFLIRAAAGAPSIACDREGGAPYLIREGLESSGCTLVFLILYYFGMASSLWWVVLTLTWFLAASKKWGHEAIESHGSYFHLAAWGIPAVKTIIILTMRKVGGDELTGLCYVGGSDPSALTGFVLVPLSCYLVTGTSFLLTGFVALFHIRRVMKTGGTNTEKLEKLMVKIGVFSILYTVPATCIIVCCFYERLNLAHWEARAREEPCRTAAGSGRPDCTLPTSIPSVAVFMLKIFMSLAMGITSGVWVWSSKTLQAWQGILCQRRLGVVGTRTRGKPQSGGGIPCSLSSCPYKPPPLSLQVAKTDLFMDCPTHV